From one Marinobacter sp. LV10MA510-1 genomic stretch:
- the ampD gene encoding 1,6-anhydro-N-acetylmuramyl-L-alanine amidase AmpD, with product MPQTPHSVFTHASEAAATLRANGRINAALWRPSPNFGARPAASQVSLIVVHCISLPPGQFGGPEIEDFFCNRLDIKAHPYFQAIAKMTVSAHLLIRRDGTLIQFVSLLDRAWHAGRSRFCGQDECNDFSIGIELEGSDDVPYTKGQYQALSAVCQQIMAAWPKIGVDEITGHSDIAPGRKTDPGPAFDWSQLHQSLAKPTKDSL from the coding sequence TTGCCTCAAACCCCGCACTCTGTGTTTACCCATGCCTCTGAGGCGGCAGCCACACTGCGCGCAAACGGCAGAATAAATGCAGCCCTCTGGCGACCATCTCCTAATTTTGGTGCGCGGCCCGCGGCCAGCCAAGTAAGCCTGATTGTTGTGCACTGCATCAGCTTGCCGCCAGGTCAGTTCGGGGGCCCTGAAATTGAAGATTTCTTCTGCAACCGGCTAGACATCAAGGCCCACCCGTATTTTCAGGCCATCGCCAAAATGACTGTTTCAGCCCATCTGCTGATACGCCGTGATGGCACGCTTATTCAGTTTGTCAGCCTGCTGGACCGTGCCTGGCACGCTGGCCGTTCCCGTTTTTGCGGCCAGGACGAGTGCAACGATTTTTCCATTGGGATTGAGCTTGAAGGCAGTGACGATGTGCCTTACACCAAGGGTCAATACCAGGCGTTGTCCGCTGTTTGCCAGCAAATTATGGCGGCCTGGCCAAAAATTGGCGTTGATGAGATTACCGGCCACAGCGACATTGCGCCGGGGCGAAAAACCGATCCAGGGCCGGCGTTTGACTGGTCGCAGCTGCATCAAAGCCTGGCAAAACCGACAAAGGACAGTTTATGA
- the ampE gene encoding regulatory signaling modulator protein AmpE translates to MTLLVFMLAYLLRRRLDSRDQLDGHQLWRRWFEGLGQRLPQSFPERTSALAPLLAVAIPTAVVWLAQSYWHHHHWLLVGWLLELLLLLLLLGMPGWRQPLAHYARAWRRGDMQAAWRYIQHLLPAHQRGAALSPETMQMALSEALMAQVFWRYFMVLFWYAVGGISAAVLASGLVALGQSWPQSGKCSQCERWREWGGWLPARLLALTFGLAGDLAGWLRQRRQARGHWQLPASELLMATANGALTGYALDPGRFASLHPQDWQSYGERSLNAIRDLLNRSMLVWLCLLALMVIAGVA, encoded by the coding sequence ATGACTCTGCTTGTATTTATGCTGGCTTACCTGCTGCGGCGACGGCTGGATAGTCGCGATCAGCTTGATGGCCATCAGCTATGGCGCCGCTGGTTTGAAGGCTTGGGGCAACGCCTGCCGCAAAGTTTTCCTGAAAGGACGAGTGCTTTGGCGCCGTTATTGGCGGTGGCTATTCCGACCGCCGTGGTGTGGCTGGCGCAGAGTTACTGGCACCACCACCACTGGCTCTTGGTGGGTTGGTTACTCGAATTGTTATTGCTTCTGCTGTTGCTGGGGATGCCAGGCTGGCGTCAGCCTCTGGCACATTACGCCCGGGCATGGCGCCGTGGTGACATGCAGGCAGCCTGGCGCTATATCCAGCATCTGCTGCCGGCGCATCAGCGCGGTGCAGCGCTATCGCCTGAAACCATGCAGATGGCACTCTCTGAAGCGTTAATGGCGCAAGTATTCTGGCGTTATTTCATGGTGCTGTTCTGGTACGCGGTGGGCGGCATTTCTGCCGCGGTGTTGGCGAGCGGCTTGGTTGCATTGGGGCAGAGCTGGCCGCAATCTGGCAAATGTAGCCAGTGTGAGCGTTGGCGCGAATGGGGCGGTTGGTTGCCGGCGCGGCTGCTAGCGCTGACCTTTGGCCTGGCCGGTGATTTGGCCGGCTGGCTCCGGCAACGGCGCCAAGCCCGGGGCCACTGGCAATTGCCCGCGTCGGAGCTGCTAATGGCTACGGCCAATGGCGCTTTGACCGGTTACGCGCTAGACCCAGGCCGGTTTGCCTCATTGCATCCGCAAGACTGGCAGAGCTATGGCGAGCGCAGCCTGAACGCCATTCGAGACCTGCTTAATCGCAGTATGCTGGTGTGGCTGTGTCTGTTGGCATTGATGGTGATCGCCGGCGTGGCCTAG
- a CDS encoding methyl-accepting chemotaxis protein — MKKLIAPAIALMNRLPMIFKFSLISFLFLLPIAGLSWLVITQLNHSVAITTNSKAGLTQLEQADELLRRAIDYRDYQSVAAFSDDKELHARADQASAAVDAAIARLNSVAPEFDRGGVWAAQANQLREAWNTLRTTQVINNRFDAQFTYNQEFVQKASTLLPATVELSGLAQTDSRENLVLLKLLGDSLPEARSAIGQARSYGIYALLEGQLSYDLGDQLNRIYDHLTNQASLLSPALTVAQEAAPLLAAHAAGVQKVSTSLLQTQAFVDANVLTPVRLEMSWETYDSAVSGYLLDHQRLGAVAFNGLLQNLGDRLHFETTQRTLIIVSLLCVLILVVYLYIGFFISVRTAINRFADSARQVASGDMTARIELSNRDELGELTGEFNSMTDRIASLIRSVGNTTAEVDQQASRVNATAVATSDAVSRQMHESEQIQEAMSQMTGAVNEVTESAHRVADSAGAAEKDTKTGRQTVANSVTTIHQLATEISGAVDAIQRVSSDSSDISKVLVEIKAIAEQTNLLALNAAIEAARAGDQGRGFAVVADEVRSLSQRTHKSTEEIEKMISRLQSGVKGAVTAMTNSHQVTEATVQKSALVTEALNRIAAGISTIVDMSQQIAQAAEEQSAVARDVNTSVAQIGELGLATAQNARGTLDSSQEMSRLTASLQQLVEAFRV; from the coding sequence GTGAAAAAATTGATTGCTCCAGCCATTGCGCTGATGAATCGGCTGCCAATGATTTTTAAATTCAGCCTCATTAGCTTCCTCTTTTTGCTGCCCATTGCCGGGCTGTCCTGGTTGGTCATTACTCAGCTTAACCATTCCGTGGCAATCACGACCAACAGCAAGGCTGGCTTAACACAGTTAGAGCAAGCCGATGAACTCCTGCGCCGCGCTATTGACTATCGCGATTATCAATCGGTAGCGGCATTCAGCGACGATAAGGAGCTGCATGCCCGTGCAGACCAAGCGTCTGCGGCTGTTGATGCCGCAATTGCTCGCTTGAACAGTGTCGCTCCCGAGTTTGATCGCGGTGGAGTATGGGCCGCCCAAGCCAACCAATTGCGCGAGGCCTGGAATACTCTGCGTACCACGCAGGTAATTAATAACCGGTTTGACGCCCAGTTCACCTATAACCAAGAGTTTGTGCAGAAAGCGTCAACCCTGTTACCCGCTACCGTTGAACTGTCGGGCCTGGCGCAAACCGATTCGCGGGAAAATCTGGTGTTGTTGAAGTTATTGGGCGACTCTTTGCCCGAGGCGCGCAGTGCGATCGGCCAGGCTCGATCCTATGGCATTTACGCGTTGCTGGAAGGGCAATTAAGTTATGATCTGGGCGATCAGCTGAATCGGATTTACGATCACTTGACTAATCAGGCCTCTTTGCTCAGTCCCGCGTTGACGGTGGCGCAGGAAGCGGCGCCTTTGCTGGCAGCCCACGCTGCCGGTGTACAGAAAGTCAGCACCAGCCTGCTGCAAACCCAAGCTTTTGTGGACGCCAACGTATTGACGCCAGTGCGCCTTGAGATGAGCTGGGAAACCTATGACAGTGCTGTGAGCGGGTATTTGCTGGACCATCAGCGCCTCGGCGCTGTGGCATTTAATGGTTTGTTGCAAAATCTGGGCGACCGTCTTCACTTCGAAACCACTCAACGCACGTTGATTATCGTTTCGCTGCTGTGCGTGCTGATTCTAGTGGTGTATCTGTACATTGGATTTTTCATATCAGTACGCACCGCCATCAACCGTTTTGCCGATTCTGCGCGGCAAGTGGCATCGGGTGATATGACCGCTCGCATCGAACTTAGCAATCGTGATGAACTGGGTGAACTGACTGGCGAATTTAACAGCATGACTGACCGTATTGCCAGCCTGATCCGCTCGGTGGGTAACACCACCGCAGAGGTAGATCAGCAGGCGAGCCGGGTAAATGCTACGGCGGTAGCGACCAGCGATGCGGTGAGTCGGCAGATGCACGAAAGTGAGCAGATTCAAGAGGCTATGAGTCAAATGACGGGTGCGGTCAATGAAGTGACCGAGAGCGCCCATCGGGTAGCTGATAGCGCCGGAGCTGCCGAAAAAGATACCAAGACCGGACGCCAGACTGTGGCCAACTCGGTGACGACGATTCACCAGTTGGCGACGGAAATTTCCGGCGCTGTAGACGCGATTCAGAGGGTCAGCTCTGATAGCAGCGACATCAGCAAGGTGCTGGTGGAAATCAAGGCTATCGCGGAACAAACCAACCTGCTGGCTCTGAATGCGGCCATCGAAGCGGCTCGGGCCGGCGATCAGGGTCGTGGTTTTGCGGTCGTAGCCGACGAGGTGCGGTCATTGTCTCAGCGTACTCACAAATCCACTGAAGAAATCGAAAAGATGATTTCGCGTCTGCAGAGTGGCGTTAAAGGGGCGGTCACCGCGATGACAAACAGCCATCAGGTGACGGAGGCGACCGTGCAGAAATCTGCGCTGGTGACCGAGGCGCTGAACCGCATTGCTGCCGGCATTTCGACCATTGTCGATATGAGTCAACAGATCGCCCAGGCAGCAGAGGAACAATCGGCGGTCGCCCGTGACGTTAATACCAGCGTGGCGCAAATTGGCGAACTGGGCTTGGCGACGGCGCAAAACGCCCGGGGCACATTGGACTCGTCCCAGGAAATGTCACGGCTAACGGCGTCGTTGCAGCAACTGGTAGAGGCCTTTCGGGTCTAG
- the cysG gene encoding siroheme synthase CysG, producing MDFLPLFFNLNDRQVLLVGGGDIALRKARLLKRAGVGLTVISHAVDEELRALLTDDRDEIILGDYHSDLLEGKTLVVAATDDAELHRQVHAEAVARNIPINVVDTPKLCSFIFPAIVDRSPIVIGITSGGQSPVLARLLRARLETLIPKGYSSLGGLVGRFRDRVKARFNSLNDRRQFWENVLEGQIAEKVFSGRHDEAESMLVSAINRGDAGHKTGEVYLVGAGPGDPELLTFKALRLMQQADVVFYDNLVSPGVLDLCRRDADLIYVGKRRDHHTVPQDDINALLVKHAKLGRRVVRLKGGDPFIFGRGGEELEELKAHGIPFQVVPGITAASACSTYAGIPLTHRGYAQSVKFVTGQLKNRQQALDYKELIQPNQTVVFYMGLHTLPQLSAGLMAHGRAPDTPIAIVSRGTAVDQKVLIGTLADIAAKQEQAQLPAPALIIVGNVVRLYDKLAWFGETAPSDNITHALGMVRSKARFTEANVA from the coding sequence ATGGATTTTTTACCACTGTTTTTCAATTTGAACGATCGCCAGGTGTTACTGGTGGGCGGTGGTGATATCGCCCTGCGCAAGGCTCGCCTGCTCAAACGCGCAGGTGTTGGCCTGACTGTGATTTCCCACGCCGTCGATGAGGAACTTCGGGCTCTGCTGACCGATGACCGAGACGAGATCATTTTGGGGGATTATCACAGCGACCTGCTGGAGGGGAAAACCCTGGTGGTCGCCGCCACCGACGACGCCGAGTTGCACCGTCAGGTTCACGCCGAGGCGGTAGCGCGAAATATCCCCATCAACGTGGTGGATACGCCCAAGCTATGCAGCTTCATATTTCCAGCCATCGTCGACCGCTCGCCCATTGTGATTGGCATTACCTCCGGCGGGCAGTCACCGGTGCTGGCGCGGCTATTAAGGGCTCGCCTGGAAACCCTGATCCCCAAGGGTTACAGCAGCCTGGGTGGTTTGGTCGGGCGCTTTCGCGATCGGGTTAAGGCGCGTTTCAATTCGCTGAATGACCGTCGTCAATTCTGGGAAAACGTGCTGGAAGGACAAATTGCCGAAAAGGTGTTTTCTGGTCGCCATGACGAAGCCGAATCCATGCTGGTGTCGGCCATCAACCGGGGCGACGCTGGCCATAAAACCGGCGAGGTGTATCTGGTCGGTGCTGGCCCGGGTGATCCGGAGCTGCTGACGTTTAAGGCGCTGCGTCTGATGCAGCAGGCTGACGTGGTGTTTTACGACAATCTGGTATCGCCAGGGGTGCTGGATTTGTGCCGGCGCGACGCCGACTTGATTTACGTCGGCAAGCGTCGAGATCATCACACGGTGCCGCAAGACGACATTAATGCTCTGCTGGTGAAACACGCCAAACTGGGGCGGCGGGTAGTGCGGCTTAAAGGCGGTGATCCGTTTATTTTCGGACGCGGCGGTGAAGAACTGGAAGAGCTCAAAGCCCATGGCATACCGTTCCAGGTGGTACCGGGCATTACCGCCGCCAGCGCGTGTTCGACCTACGCCGGCATCCCACTGACCCACCGTGGCTATGCCCAGTCAGTCAAGTTTGTGACCGGCCAGTTAAAAAACCGACAACAAGCCCTCGATTACAAAGAACTGATACAGCCCAATCAAACAGTCGTGTTCTATATGGGGCTGCACACACTGCCGCAACTCAGTGCCGGCCTGATGGCTCATGGCCGCGCGCCAGATACACCGATTGCCATTGTCTCCCGCGGTACCGCAGTCGATCAGAAAGTGCTGATTGGCACTTTGGCCGATATCGCCGCCAAACAGGAGCAGGCGCAACTGCCGGCGCCCGCGTTGATTATTGTGGGTAATGTAGTACGCCTGTACGACAAGCTGGCTTGGTTTGGTGAGACTGCGCCCAGTGACAATATTACCCACGCCTTGGGCATGGTGCGCAGCAAGGCCAGGTTCACTGAGGCGAACGTGGCCTGA
- a CDS encoding phosphoadenosine phosphosulfate reductase family protein, with protein MTLDVATANQQLANNRPQEIITWALTQAHNPVVTTNFGPYEAVILHMAVQARPDIQVIWIDSGYNTSATYRFAEKLIAQLKLNVRTFIPQQTAARRNVLMQGIPEIDQPLHEEFTRQVKLEPFARALAEIKPDVWFNAIRKDQTDFRQSLDIVSTSKSGIVKVAPLFNLTSADLDAYLAAHQLPDEHDYFDPTKALETRECGLHTKL; from the coding sequence ATGACGCTTGATGTGGCTACGGCCAACCAACAGCTTGCCAACAACCGGCCCCAGGAAATCATAACGTGGGCCTTAACGCAGGCGCACAATCCGGTCGTCACGACCAACTTCGGTCCTTACGAAGCCGTGATCCTGCACATGGCGGTTCAAGCCCGGCCGGACATTCAGGTGATATGGATCGATTCGGGTTACAACACCTCTGCCACTTATCGTTTTGCAGAAAAACTGATTGCTCAGCTGAAACTGAATGTGCGCACGTTTATACCGCAGCAAACCGCTGCCCGGCGCAACGTGCTGATGCAGGGCATACCTGAGATTGACCAGCCGCTCCACGAGGAATTTACCCGCCAAGTGAAGTTGGAACCCTTCGCCAGGGCCCTGGCAGAAATTAAGCCGGATGTGTGGTTTAACGCCATCCGCAAAGACCAAACCGATTTCCGCCAATCGCTGGACATCGTCTCCACCAGCAAAAGCGGCATTGTGAAAGTAGCACCTTTATTTAACCTGACCAGCGCCGACCTGGATGCCTACCTGGCCGCGCACCAGTTGCCCGACGAACACGATTATTTCGACCCCACCAAAGCGCTGGAAACCCGCGAGTGCGGGTTACACACTAAGCTCTGA
- a CDS encoding DUF934 domain-containing protein: MPLLINQRIVTEDPWQLLDQAALDEGSPLPENGPVAVPLIWYRQNREALQLRNSPLGVIVNGDDNLAALYADHSQLDLIAIEFPTFRDGRGFSIARQLVRSGFNRQIRALGHVTRDRLALMQSSGFNAFAINDESFQTDHLQAFSEISVNYQGTTADPRPVFRR, encoded by the coding sequence ATGCCACTGCTCATTAACCAGCGCATTGTGACCGAAGACCCCTGGCAATTACTGGACCAGGCGGCTCTCGACGAGGGATCACCATTACCCGAAAATGGGCCTGTTGCTGTGCCCCTCATTTGGTACCGGCAAAACCGGGAGGCACTACAGCTGCGCAACAGCCCTCTGGGCGTGATTGTGAATGGTGATGATAACCTGGCGGCGCTTTACGCCGACCACAGCCAACTCGACCTGATTGCCATCGAATTCCCGACGTTTCGCGATGGCCGCGGATTCAGCATCGCCCGCCAGTTGGTGCGTAGCGGTTTTAATCGGCAAATTCGAGCTCTTGGCCATGTTACCCGCGATCGCTTGGCGCTAATGCAAAGCTCCGGATTCAACGCCTTCGCCATCAATGACGAGAGTTTCCAAACCGATCATCTTCAGGCATTTTCCGAGATTAGCGTTAATTATCAGGGTACGACGGCGGATCCGCGGCCGGTTTTTCGTCGCTAA
- a CDS encoding nitrite/sulfite reductase, giving the protein MYQYNQIDQTLVDERVEQFRDQTRRFLNGELPEDEFSALRLMNGLYIQRQAPMLRVAVPYGLLSSTQMRKLAHVARTYDRGYGHFTTRTNIQFNWPELAAVPDILAELAQVQMHAIQTSGNCIRNTTTDPYAGVAENELEDPRPYCEIIRQWSTLHPEFAYLPRKFKIAVTGATEDRAASQVHDIGLQMAQNADGEIGFEVLVGGGLGRTPIIGKSIRKFLPKQHLLSYLDAILRVYNLKGRRDNKYKARIKILVEALGPDEFRRLVEEEWAHIRDGELTLTDAEIARAKSFFTLPDYDANAASADAHASLSHSLATDIEFNAWYRHNTLAHRVDGYRIAIVSLKPYLEAPGDITDSQMDAVADLADRYSFGETRATHHQNLVLTDVREGDLYTVWQALAANNLARSNIGTLTDMIVCPGFDFCSLANARTLNISDQINQHFDDMDHLYDLGEIRLNMSGCINACAHHHVADIGILGVDKKGEDWYQISLGGSSKEDARLGKILGRSVPASDVALTVEKILAVYVDQRREDESFAQVVLRVGIKPFKERVYATAH; this is encoded by the coding sequence ATGTATCAGTACAATCAGATTGACCAGACACTGGTCGACGAACGGGTGGAGCAATTTCGCGACCAGACCCGCCGGTTTCTGAACGGCGAACTGCCGGAGGATGAATTTTCTGCGCTGCGGCTGATGAACGGCCTTTACATTCAGCGCCAGGCTCCCATGCTGCGTGTGGCTGTCCCTTACGGACTTTTATCGTCAACCCAGATGCGCAAATTGGCTCACGTTGCCCGCACTTACGACCGCGGCTATGGCCACTTCACCACTCGCACCAACATTCAGTTCAACTGGCCAGAGTTAGCTGCGGTACCCGATATTCTGGCGGAACTGGCGCAGGTGCAGATGCACGCCATTCAAACCTCGGGCAATTGCATTCGTAACACCACCACCGATCCCTACGCCGGTGTAGCGGAAAACGAACTTGAAGATCCGCGCCCCTACTGCGAAATTATCCGCCAGTGGTCCACCCTGCATCCAGAATTTGCTTACCTGCCGCGGAAATTCAAAATTGCCGTCACCGGCGCAACGGAAGACCGCGCAGCCTCTCAGGTGCACGATATTGGCCTGCAAATGGCGCAAAACGCCGATGGCGAAATAGGCTTTGAAGTGCTGGTCGGCGGAGGGCTGGGCCGCACGCCCATCATCGGCAAGAGTATTCGTAAGTTCCTGCCCAAACAGCATCTGTTGTCGTATCTGGACGCTATCTTGCGGGTGTACAACCTCAAGGGCCGCCGCGACAACAAGTATAAGGCGCGCATCAAGATTCTGGTGGAAGCTCTGGGCCCCGACGAATTCCGCCGCCTGGTCGAGGAGGAATGGGCCCACATCCGCGATGGCGAGTTGACACTCACCGATGCCGAAATTGCCCGTGCCAAATCGTTTTTCACCCTGCCTGATTACGATGCCAACGCCGCCAGCGCCGACGCCCACGCGTCTTTAAGTCATTCACTGGCAACCGACATTGAGTTCAACGCCTGGTACCGCCACAACACTCTGGCTCACCGGGTCGACGGTTACCGCATTGCCATTGTTTCGCTGAAACCGTATCTGGAAGCCCCTGGCGACATCACCGACAGCCAGATGGATGCGGTTGCAGACCTGGCTGATCGTTATAGCTTTGGCGAAACTCGCGCCACCCACCACCAGAATTTGGTGCTGACCGATGTGCGCGAGGGCGACCTTTACACAGTGTGGCAGGCGCTGGCGGCGAACAATCTGGCGCGTTCCAACATTGGCACGCTGACCGACATGATTGTGTGCCCGGGGTTTGATTTTTGCTCTCTCGCCAACGCCCGCACGTTGAACATTTCGGACCAGATTAATCAGCATTTTGACGATATGGATCATCTGTACGATCTGGGCGAAATCCGACTGAACATGTCTGGCTGCATCAACGCCTGTGCCCATCACCACGTCGCCGACATCGGCATTCTGGGCGTGGATAAAAAGGGCGAAGACTGGTATCAGATTTCACTCGGCGGGTCGTCCAAAGAAGACGCGCGTCTGGGCAAGATTCTGGGAAGGTCGGTACCGGCGAGCGACGTTGCTCTCACCGTGGAAAAAATTCTGGCCGTGTACGTTGACCAGCGCCGCGAAGACGAATCGTTTGCGCAGGTAGTGCTACGTGTGGGTATCAAACCTTTTAAGGAACGCGTGTATGCCACTGCTCATTAA
- the cysD gene encoding sulfate adenylyltransferase subunit CysD — protein MTSLPERRLTHLKQLEAESIQIIREVAAEFDNPVMLYSVGKDSAVMLHLARKAFFPGTPPFPLLHVDTTWKFREMIEFRDRMAAQSGMELLVHINQEGVDMGVGPFSHGSATHTDIMKTQSLKQALNKYGFDAAFGGARRDEEKSRAKERVFSFRDKHHRWDPKNQRPELWNLFNTRINKGESIRVFPLSNWTELDIWQYIFLESIPIVPLYFAALRPVVTRDGMMIMVDDERLPLNPGEEPELRKVRFRTLGCYPLTGAVDSEADTLQDIIQEMLLTRTSERQGRAIDRDGAGSMEKKKMEGYF, from the coding sequence ATGACTTCTTTGCCAGAACGCCGTCTTACCCACCTGAAGCAGCTGGAGGCTGAAAGCATCCAGATTATTCGTGAAGTCGCTGCGGAGTTTGACAATCCGGTGATGCTGTACTCGGTGGGAAAAGACTCGGCGGTCATGCTTCACCTTGCCCGCAAAGCGTTTTTTCCGGGCACCCCGCCGTTTCCACTGTTGCACGTAGACACCACCTGGAAATTCCGTGAAATGATCGAATTTCGCGACCGCATGGCCGCGCAGTCGGGCATGGAACTGCTGGTGCACATCAACCAGGAGGGCGTAGACATGGGGGTCGGGCCTTTTTCCCACGGCTCGGCCACGCATACCGACATAATGAAAACCCAGAGCCTGAAGCAGGCGTTGAACAAGTATGGCTTTGACGCTGCTTTCGGCGGTGCCCGCCGTGATGAAGAAAAATCCCGCGCCAAAGAGCGGGTGTTCTCATTCCGCGATAAGCATCACCGCTGGGACCCGAAAAATCAGCGGCCGGAGCTGTGGAATCTGTTTAACACCCGCATCAACAAGGGCGAAAGCATTCGCGTATTTCCGCTGTCTAATTGGACAGAACTGGATATCTGGCAATACATCTTTCTGGAAAGCATTCCGATTGTGCCTTTGTACTTTGCAGCCCTGCGGCCAGTGGTTACCCGCGATGGCATGATGATCATGGTGGACGACGAGCGCCTGCCTCTGAACCCGGGCGAAGAGCCGGAACTGCGTAAGGTCAGGTTCCGCACTCTGGGCTGTTACCCGTTAACCGGAGCGGTGGATTCCGAGGCCGATACGTTGCAGGACATTATTCAGGAAATGCTGCTAACACGAACCTCCGAGCGCCAGGGGCGGGCGATAGATCGCGATGGAGCAGGCTCTATGGAAAAGAAAAAAATGGAAGGATACTTTTAA
- a CDS encoding cob(I)yrinic acid a,c-diamide adenosyltransferase, translating to MGNRLSKIYTRTGDDGSTGLADGNRIAKSAQRVEAMGTADELNCHMGLLVEMLDSDDALFEPMRRIQHHLFDLGGEFAIPGSVVISEQHISWLEGLLDEWNESLPPLKNFILPGGSPAAAQCHMARAVCRRAERVVVALSHEDSINPLARQYLNRLSDLLFVASRVLARREGAEEILWEQKKASRDELPPQK from the coding sequence ATGGGCAACCGCCTGTCAAAAATCTACACCCGCACCGGAGACGATGGCTCTACCGGTCTGGCCGATGGTAACCGCATTGCCAAGAGCGCCCAGCGCGTTGAAGCCATGGGTACGGCGGATGAACTGAACTGTCACATGGGCCTGCTGGTTGAGATGCTGGACAGCGATGATGCGCTGTTTGAGCCCATGCGCCGCATTCAGCATCACCTGTTTGACCTGGGTGGTGAGTTTGCGATTCCGGGTAGCGTTGTGATCAGCGAGCAGCACATCAGCTGGCTAGAAGGCTTGTTGGATGAGTGGAACGAATCACTGCCGCCGTTGAAGAACTTTATTCTGCCCGGTGGCAGCCCGGCCGCAGCTCAGTGCCACATGGCCCGTGCCGTGTGCCGCCGTGCCGAGCGTGTTGTAGTGGCGCTAAGCCATGAAGACTCTATCAACCCGCTGGCGCGGCAGTACCTGAATCGCTTGTCTGACTTGCTGTTTGTAGCCTCACGGGTGCTGGCACGGCGCGAGGGCGCGGAGGAAATTTTGTGGGAGCAGAAAAAAGCCAGCCGCGATGAACTGCCCCCGCAGAAATAG
- a CDS encoding ketopantoate reductase family protein, with product MLRTPPNAAQGFGKAFLTASPESVPGPTRSRISLPWFRSVTDITLLLVTTKAGDTLSALESWLPYIAKDTPVVLFQNGLGSQQAVVERWPDRPILAASTTEGANRPEPDVLVHAGTGDTWVGPLTDSASDYTELVVQQLAQSGLQVHTENSIVQRLWQKLVVNAGINAFTALLDCPNGAIVDAPLYRQTIDELCIEIAALLQADTGERATPQALRERIEAIAKSTASNTSSMRADANAGRKTEIDFINGYLVQCGQRHRIATPVNQMLVQRVQAL from the coding sequence GTGCTTCGCACTCCACCCAACGCTGCGCAAGGTTTCGGGAAGGCCTTCCTGACGGCTTCGCCGGAATCTGTGCCTGGGCCGACGCGATCTCGTATTTCTCTGCCTTGGTTTCGTTCGGTTACTGACATCACTTTACTGCTTGTTACCACCAAAGCCGGGGATACGCTTTCGGCTCTGGAGAGCTGGCTGCCGTATATCGCTAAAGACACGCCGGTTGTTCTTTTCCAGAACGGTTTGGGCAGTCAGCAGGCAGTGGTCGAGCGCTGGCCGGATCGACCGATTTTGGCGGCTAGCACTACAGAGGGGGCGAATCGACCAGAGCCGGATGTGTTGGTGCATGCCGGCACCGGGGATACCTGGGTGGGCCCGCTTACCGACTCTGCTTCTGACTATACTGAATTGGTGGTTCAGCAGCTGGCACAATCTGGATTACAGGTGCATACCGAAAACAGTATTGTGCAGCGGCTGTGGCAAAAGCTGGTGGTCAACGCCGGAATTAATGCGTTTACCGCACTGCTGGACTGCCCGAATGGCGCCATAGTGGACGCACCGCTGTATCGACAGACGATTGACGAGTTATGCATTGAAATCGCTGCTTTACTGCAGGCCGATACCGGTGAGCGTGCTACCCCGCAAGCGCTGCGGGAGCGAATTGAAGCGATCGCGAAAAGCACGGCCAGTAATACCTCGTCGATGCGTGCGGATGCAAACGCAGGGCGTAAAACCGAGATCGATTTTATTAATGGTTACCTTGTGCAGTGTGGGCAGCGCCACAGGATTGCCACACCGGTAAACCAAATGCTGGTTCAGCGAGTACAAGCTCTTTAG